From the Nycticebus coucang isolate mNycCou1 chromosome 13, mNycCou1.pri, whole genome shotgun sequence genome, the window CCTGACAAAAGCTGCTCAAAGTAGAGAACTATCTATGGGTTTCCAGCACTGAAATACTCAAtgtcagagaattgctgcatgaCAAGAGATCTCAGAACTTACCTATCTGACCTCCAACCCCAAATTAGAAAGCCCTGCTTCAATGTCCCAGACATACTCAAGCTGTCTATTTGTAAAGCTGTCTGTTCTGTAAAGCTAAAGACTTTACAGAACAGgctcggcacttgtggctcaagtggctaaggcgccagccacatacacctgagctggcaggttcgaatccagcccgggcccgccaaacaacaatgatggctataaccaagaaatagccaggtgttgtggcaggcgcctgtagtcccagctacttgggaggtgcaggcatgagactcgcttgagcccaggagttggaggttgctgtgagctgtgatgccacagcactctacccagggcaacagcttgaggctctgtctcaagaaaaaaaaaaaagactttacagAACAAATGCTTATTCCATAAAGCAAGCCATTCTGGTACTGGATAGACCTAGATGTTATGTTTCTTACAGTGAGGTAATCACCCATGGCTTTCAGGTCCAAATATACAGCATTTCCTTCAAGTGTCCCCCTTACAAGCAGTTTATAGTTTATCCATGAtcctagatcaggggtcctcaaactgtggcccacgggccacatgaggtggtgtgattatatttgttcccattttgttttttttccttcaaaacaggatatgtgccgtgtgcataggaatttgttcacagttttttttttttaaactatagtccggcccttcaacggtctgagggacagggaattgtccccctgtttaaaaagtttgaggacgcctgtcctaGATCTTTTCCTGTCCCTGTGGAGAATCTACCCAAGCAGTGCTTCACTTATAAACAACAAAGACACAGAATCAAacattaatttcataaaataattagcGATCGATGAATGAAGATGTGTGCTCTCCTggctgggtgtggcagctcacacGTGTAGACCTAGCAatatggaaggctgaggtgggaggatcacttgaactcagaagttcaagaccagcctgagcaagagatctattaaaaatagaaaaaaattaactgggcattgtggcgggcgcctgtagtgccaagCTACTTGAGGGGCAGCTAAGgcaggatagcttgagcccagaaattggaagctgctgtgagctagacatggcactctagcctggacaagaAAGGGAGcctctgtcaaaaaaataaaaaaataaatggctgaggtgggtggattgcttgagctcaaggagttcgagaccagcctgagcaagagtgagaccatgtctctaaaaatagttgggcttagttctataatcccaactacttgggaggctgaggtaagagaatcacttgagcccaagagtttgaggttcttatgagctatgacaccatggcactcaaccccagggtgtcaaagactgtctcaaaagaaaaaaagaaaaatcccagtgTGCTCTCCTAAAATAAggttgcattttcattttctgaagtaGAGAAATCATGCCTGACTCACAGTAAGCCTGCAATAAACACACTGGCtcttacatgaaaaaaaaaatacgaagACAGATTGTGGCCCATATTTTGAACTTGTAAAATGCAATTTTTTATAAATCCTAAATAGATTTACATTTATTCCATCTAAACTGTTTCttgttggtttggttttatttttagcatttcagCTTCAAAGTTTTCAGAATTGTAATTCCCTATTAACTTTCCCTCCATACTTTGTGCCATCTGTAAACTGGTAGCACACAACACATACGTACTTAAAGTGTACATGATATGGAACTTAATAGATTGATACTATCTATTAAACATCTCAGTACAGAATTCAAAATAAGTTTAAGTTCACTCACATGTACTATTGCCTGTACAGAATCTTGCTAACAAAATTACCATAAGTTACTCTGCCTTGCTAAAATTGGGATGCATTACCAAGCTGTCCCTTGATTTCTTTATGCATATTTTTATCtgcaattcaaaaaataaaaaatactttgtaaatataaaGTGTTCTACACGTATAGTATTGCCTATATGAACATTCTTCTTTTGGCTTTAGTAATCTAAAAGAAGCAAATATaagaaagtttattaaaaagcaatcaatagggcggcacctgtggctcagtcggtaaggcgccggccccatataccgagggtggcgggttcaaacccggcccctgccaaaactgcaaccaaaaaatagctgggcgttgtggtgggtgcctgtagtcccagctactcaggaggctgaggcaagagaatcgcttaagcccaggagttggaggttgctgtgagctgtgtgacgccacggcactctaccgagggccataaagtgagactctgtctctacaaaaaaaaagcaatcaataaaagaatgaaaatggttTGTTGCAGTTTACAGAATGCTACATTTAAAGATAATTGTTTCAGGTTGAGTCATAAACATTCAAGTAGGCACATTCCTGTTCCCAAGGATCCCAAGGAAGAACCACATATATGATGGTGAAAAGATAAAAGATCACTCCATTacgcagggcacagtggctcacacttgtaatcctagcactctgggaggtcgaggcaggtggactgcctgagctcacaggttcaagaccagcctgagccagagccagagcctgtctctaaaaacagctgggcattgtagcagggcctgtggtcccagctacttaggaggctgaggcaagagaattgcatgagcccaggaatctgaggttgctatgagctatgatgacacagcctCTACtgggacgacaaagtgagactctgtctcaaaataaataaataaatgaatacaaataaaTCACTGCATTAGAAGGAGTGATCCTAGCAGATTGGGGAGCATTAGCAAGAAGCCTCAAAagaatggggaggagggagattggaaaaggagaaagagggcaTCTTGATGAAGAGGCAGGAAGAGTGTATGGAGGTAAGAAAGGGATAATGagttactgacagaacagtacTTCACCATGGCAGGAGCATGGGATTAAGTATGGCCGAAGGGTCTGGCTACACACACTGGGCCAGACCTTCATGAAGGACTTCTCAGTCACAGCCCAGAAATGTGTGTCTCCCTGGTAGGACAGAGTGTACCTAAGGGCTTCAGAGGAGGGGATGTAACTCACACTGTTTTAGGACAATTTCTTGTATTGCAATGAAAACAAATGTGATTAGGTAAAAAgaccagaaataaaactataaatgaaaATAGTCCCCTGATTAAGAAAAAAGGAGGATCACAGTAAAAGGATAACCTAACCACTAACCTGGAGACCCGAACAAACTTGCCATTTTTTACTTTCAATATTCTCTCTTGTGGGTttttgaaaatcaagaaacaaattaCTCATCTCCAGTTTTCTGGATTGATTTGTCTTTATCACTTTCCTAGACTGACAGTGGTTCAGACTTAAATTTTACAAATTCCTTTAGCCTTCATCAAGGCCaagtaaaaattcaataaaatcttatGTCCTCTTAGTAATCTCACCATATTGGGTTCGTTTCATTTTTATGAGAGTTTACGAAACATAAAGCAAAGAGCTGCTAAGACAGCACTCATTCCTTGTTCTTGCAGCTTAACCAGCAAGAACATTTTGCTCTTCTAAAATTTAGTCTCCTGACACCTTCTTTGATAGTTTGCAGTCTTGTTTCATGTTTACTACTATGTACTCCTTTTACCCAcattcaatacatttttaaagtgctgagcttcctgaaaaaaaaaaaaaaaaaagcagtatttaGGTTGAGCCTTGCAGACTGGATAGTATTTCCAGAGGAAGAGACTGCAGTTGGGTGAAGAGAAACCTAATGGTAACTGAGCACTAGCAACTGCACAGGTACTTATTATTCCTTAAGTTATAACAATCCTTTGAGGCAGTTTTTAGTTTCTAAGTTTTATAAAGTGAAGATACTGTAGGTCAGAAAGGTGAGATAACCTGCACACACTCCTTAATGCTGATCTTCACTGCCATACACTCTAAAAGACTCTCTCTCTGACCAACACCAAAccaaaaaactagaaattaagtACAAATGAGCTAAGTGAAGCTGAGTAGTTTAAACATAGTATTTCAGTTGTATTTTGGACTATGGTTTAACCGCTGTATTACAGAAAAGTCTTTAtattaacttcattttaaaataggtaCAGTACGTTGTACTATATTAataattagggcggcgcctgtggctcagtgagtagggcgccagccccatatgccgagggtggcgggttcgaacccagccccggccaaactgcaacaaaaaaaaaaaaaaatagccgggcgttgtggcgggcgcctgtagtcccagctgctcgggaggctgaggcaagagaatcgcgtaagcccaggagttagaggttgctgtgagccgtgtgacgccacggcactctacccgagggctgtacagtgagagtctgtctctacaaaaaaaaaaaataataataattaaagttttttttgtaaaatagtaATATTGGTAAATTCTATCTTACTCATGCTACATCTCAGGTTTGAATTATGATGTGATTAATTATCTATACACTATCTTTAATATAAAGCTAAAAGTATTATCTGTATCTTAGTGAATGTCACTAAAAACATCCAATTATCTGACCTAAGCATTTTAGTATTTTTGCTAATAGCCACTTCCCCCAACAATTCACATTTATTCTAGATAGTAAGATTTCAAAATGacaaacattttctatttaatcTTAAGAAATATTCTATAGACCTGAAGCAGACCAAGACTGTGGGGAAAACattgagaaatgaaagaaatgtctTGCCACCCTTAGAATTACTGAACTACACTCAAAAGACAATTTTAAGTTCAGAAAAGGGGGAGTAAAAAGAGGTAATACAAAAACCTCTTGAATGTAGAAGAAATTAGACtagtttagttttctttaataTCTTCTTTAATAAGACATTACAGCACACAACTGAGCCCCCAGTGTCAGTTAAACATGGGGATATATATCCATACGAAGAGAATGGAACAAGTTGAATCTTAACCCCATTCCTTTGGCAACTAATggaaatacagaatacaaatggaCTGATCCTTTCTCAGTCTATTTTATCAAGTCTTTGAAGACACCATAACAGTTTTATAATGAACTTTAGTTATGACCTGTTAAAGGATCTTCAAATTAAATAACAAGGATGTTTTTAAGACTTGACTTGTAATTTTCCCGATAGCAGATTTAACTCAACCATAATAAAAAAGGGATTGATTGTAATAACCCCCACGTCTTATGTAAGATCAATGCAGCTATTTATCCATCACTGAGATACTGAGTTAAAAATATGGTGTCTTCAgctgcttattaaaaaaaaaacggttaaatacagaaacaaaaacctgATTCTGAATTAGTCaataaaacaaatgaaggaaATTAAACCAAAACTTGTGAATGATTTTAAGTGTTTGTTCCTAAACATAAACATACATATGCTCAatgcacttttaaaaatgtttaagttgTAATTTAACCAGAACTTCTTTAATACTCACAGAAATTAGGTAAAAGTCTAACGTTCTGGTAACCAACATATTAGGAAACGACAGATGTTAATCTGAAACTTAAATACATGAGACAAAAGAACTGTATTTTAAAGTAAGGGTGTAAGAATAAGAGTTGCTAAGAAACTATCAGCACTGAAGTTTTTCCTTGGAAGTACTTGAAACTTACAGTGAAGACAAATGAGGTGGGAAGAATATGCAAAGCTACAAAACAAATGCAGTGATGAATTACAGCAGAAATAGAGAATGCATTTTATAATCCACAGGATCAGGTATGTAGCTCTAGGCAGTtaccagtaaatattttagagttCTTCCtattatgttaattttaaaatttaaaatgaggtgTAACAGTTTCATTTACACAAGAATTGACAAAAGCAAATAAGAAGAACCACAAAGTTAGTCTTCCTTAATAGGGTAGGATTTATCTTATTCATTTGAACAAACCCACTTCCTCATCCTTAAATACAAATAATGTGAATATTGGCATATCTTAATACTCTCTAGTTCATACTTAAGCCATATCATACAAAAGTCTTTGATTTTAGGAGCAAACACAATGTAAAACCCTAAAATCAACATCTCACTTagacaggaaaggaaggagagggtgtTGGGAATTAACCCAGACACAGGTCATTCCAATCTTCCTATTAATGctaaattcatttataaaattgccCAAGTGGTTAATAACACTCAAAAAACTTCTTCAAAAATTATGTTTCCATTTCAAATGAAAGAACTTGAAGAATTTTCAAAGAGTCCAGTATAGATCTTTATCAGTTCACATTTGTtccatcttattttgttttaaacaatggACTTAACCATTATTTCATATGGCATATACTCCAGAAGCTAATTTTTCAGAAGGGCTGACTGACAATCCAACTGCTTTTAGGAATTATAGCAGCATTAATAACCGCTTTCAGTTATTGCAAGGGACACCTGGCTGGAAGTTAGAGCCAGGTCATATAGTAAGTTTAAATATTCCAACAGCAAATACAGGAAATGATCAGAGGGGAGCAATGACAAGCAAATGCAATATTCTAAGGCAGCAGATTAAGTCACTCTTCACCTAGATCAACAGCTGCCAATAAATTTGTGTGCACAATTTTAATGAACGGGTCTGCTATAGTTTAACTAATGAACCTGCCACTTAGCTGAGAAAGGGAGATAAGAATTGCACTTGCAATTCTAGCTGATAAATTCATTAGATTTTTATAAGGCAAATAAAGTAGAAAGTTAAAACAGAACTTCTAGAACCATTTATCCTGTGATGTTGTAAAATCAAAGTACTACTTTATTAAATGAGTTATTTTACACAATATGAACATCAATATAATTAcaattgtaaaaaaattttttataacaaGGATGGACtgattttcagattttcaaatcaGAGTCAACTGTACATTTACACAGAATTGTCTTTGCATGAAGCCCAAAAGGTAACAGCATAAAAATGAGTGCTTCTGTAGCCCCTTTATTTTTGCTGATCAACAGTTTGTTAGAAAAGCAGCTGCAGGTTTGTTACCTAAGGTCTGAGACAGTAGAAGAGTCAAAGGTGTCATGAATTCACCTGCAAAGATAAGCAAAATTTTCAATGAGTAAGCTGAAATCACAAATTATGCGCATTTCAAAGGTCTAAGACCATTAAGGTAATCTCTGATAGGATTTACTGATTAGATTTTATGAACAGATCTTTGAtgaatttactttaaaaacaaataattttcattttcttttttttttaagagagtcttattttgtcaccctcagtcaagtgccatagtgtcatagctcacagcaacctccagcctcctgagtagctaggactatagccacaaagcccagcaatttttagagaccgggtcttgctctttcaggctggttctcaaactcctaggcttaagcaatccacccacctcggcttcccagagtgctaggataacacatgtgagccactgggcctagccaaaaaaataattttgaaacaaCCACATAGACCCCAACCACCTATCCCacaatttaggggaaaaaaaccccaaagtgtAAACTAATGATTTTCAATCAACTATCAAGTTTATACAGTGCATGACTACACTTTGCCCTATATTTTAATACTTAGCTCTGCTAAGCACTGTAAGTAAAATAACTGTAAAAAGATGATCAGGAACATTGTTCTGCATTATTTCAAGGAGGAAGATCCTCAAATTATCTCTATAATCCCTGTTTTCTTTAAACTGATACGTCTCTTCCATTCCTGTACTGAAATTGGCCACCATCTACTTATCTTGCCATTTTTATAGTAGTAAAAACTCAGGTGTTTCAAAGGTATTGAAAGCAAATGGTCTGGGAAAAAGAACTTTTAACAATTGTAAAGTACTCTGGTAAGTCGTAAGTAATGAAAGTTCTAGTAGTGAAATTAAGTTAAACATTAAAAGGGAGAAGCAATAAAGTCTCAAAGGCAGAAATTAATCTCACAATTACAGAAGGTAGTTTTGGTCGTATATACAACACTGACATTAACAAACCAACATAAAAAGAGGTCCATTACCTGTAAACAACTTTATGCCTGAACATCAGCCAATTCTGGAGGAAGTGGAGTCTTAGGATGCTTGCTCTCAAAGTGCTGCTTGAAGGTCTTAGGGTCTGGCATTTgtgtctaataaaaaaaaaatcgtgcAAGGAAGAATtagactttataaaataaaaatgtgctacCTTTTAAAATCCTGAACTTGTTTGTGATAGTTATCACAAAACCACAATTTAGCAGCTGGCATAGGAAGAGGGGTTCTGTGGCAAAGAAATTCCTAACATTCTCACATTTCACATATAAAGAAGAGATCAATCACAAAGAATGTATTTTATTCATCTGATTAACAGCAAACAATAGGTAGCATTTACTGAACCCTTATTATACTAAACTTGTTACCTTAATTCTCATAGAACCTTCTAAGCTATCTTGAACCCTTTCTATCATGTTCACTTAACATGATAAGGAAACTAAAACCTAGAGTTTAATTTGCCCAACCAACTCCTAGCACTATGTACTTCCGCTCTCAAATACTGCACTATTCTGACCTCCCTTGGCAAGGACCTTCAATTATTCTTTTTCAGCACATTCAACTtcacaaaacatgaaaaagatattttcagttttgagttttattttcatttattattattattattatttgcagttttttggctggggctgagtttgaacccgccacctctggcatatagggctggcgccctactcttttgagccatgggtgccgccctttattatttttttttattgagataagagtcttactttgtcaccctcagtagaatgccatggtgtcacagctcacagcaacctcaaactcttgggttcaaaagatcctcctgcctgcttttgctcaggctggtctcaaatccgcgaactcaggtaatccacccgccttggcctcccaaagtggtaggattacaggcctgagccaccaagcccagccttcagtttttaaatatgtaaactaCCTTAGTACTTTTAGGTCAAGGATTTCTTCACCACTAAtctagtaaaattttatttttattctgcctCTTTCCAAACAGAATCAGAAACTACTCCCTTTCGTTATCTGATTGAATCAAAGCCTGCTATAAATAAGACATTCAACATAATAGATTCCCTCCCTTTTAAATTAGTAAGAACTGTCATGCAGTTAGCAACTTCTACTTCATTGATAGTGAGTTCAAAAGATGACAAACATCAGTCTAAGATTCATGTCTTACCAAGATTCTTCTCATTCATATCATTAATCCTAGTCAGGTATAGGACcttaaaaataatgcatataggctcggcgcctgcagcttaagtggctaaagtgccagccaccagagctggcaggttcaaatctagcccgggcctgccaaacgacgacaactataaccaaaaaaacggctgggcgttgtggcaggtgcctgtagtcccagctacttgggaggctgaggcaagagaatcgcttgagcccacgagttgggagtttgctgtgagctgtgatgccctggcactctacccagcttgaggctctgtctcaaaaaaaaaagatacatacataccaggcagtacctgtggctcagtgagtaggatgccagccccatatacctagggtggcaggttcaaacccagcctggaccaaattgcaacgaaaaatagccaggcattgtggccagtgcctgtggtcccagctacttgggaggctgaggcaagagaatcacctaagcccaagagctggaggttgctgtgagctgtgatgccacagcactctactgagggcaaccaagtgagactgtctcttaaaaaaaaaaaaatatatatatatataatacatacacattatatatacCTATATTGGACTAAATCCACTAAGCTTGTTCCTTTGCCACTGCCATTCAGTAACTTCAAAGGTAATGAGGTGAAACAAACAGGTAAGGAGGCTCTGATTTGGGATTTCAGAAGCACTTCTCTGAAAGGCAATATACAGTGGTCCAGGGGGTGGCCTCTGAAGCTAGATTGCCTCAGTTCAGATTCCAGCTCTTCTTACTAGCTGGTGACCCTATGTAAgttatttaattctcatgacTCAGTTTACTatcctataaaatgagaataaaagtaCTTTATCTCATAGGGTTGTCAGGTGGATTAAGTGAATACATGTGTAACAACTTAACTGCTGTCTTACATGTGCCTAGCACATGGAAAGCACTCAATAGTAGCTATTATTACTAACACTCCTTAAATCTAGTAAGACACATCTATGCCAGTAAAAGCCCTTAGCATGAATAGGTTCTAGTTTTTTTGACCTCCTAATTATgtagtgaagaaaagaaaaagccaattaTATAACCAGAGGTGTATTCACTAGTACCTTACACAGCTTTAAAGTAAGAATGTAGATATGACTTTCTTACAAAGTTCAAAGTGTATTATTATATGCCCTTATGAGGACATCTTTATTCTCCATGAGGGAAGggactttgttttcttcatttcttttctctattacCTATAAAATTGCGCCAGGCcacagaagtcataaaaaaatatttgagggcggtgcctgtggctcagtgggtagggcaccagccccatatatggagggtggcgggtttgaacccggtcctgGCTAAACTGctacaataacaaccaaaaaaaaaaaaaaatagccgggcattgtggcaggtgcctgtagtcacagctactcgggaggctgaggcaagagaatctcctaagtccaggagttggaggttgttgtgaactgtgacgccatggcactctactgagggtgataaagtgagactctgtctttaaaaaaaaataaaatatttgaatgggTGAATGAAGATGCATTCCTAAAATAACCAGCTCTCAAATCTATTTCAAGTAAGGCAAGTATTTTATTACAGTTTCAAAATTTTAATCTACATAagcaagcttcttttttttttttggagacagagtcttgttttgtcgcccttggtagagtttcatggactcttggactcaagcggttctcttgcctcagcctcccaagtagctaggactacaggtgcccaccacaatgctcagctatttttagagacggggccttgctcttcctcaggctggtctcaaacctgtgacctttggcaatccacccacctcagcctcccagagtacttggattacaggctttagccactgcacctggcctcacaAACAAGTTTATAATGAAAGAATTGGGCtgggcacctgttgctcagtggttagggagccggccacatacactggggcttgtgggtttgaattcagcccgggcacgctaaacaacaatgacaacttcaacaagaaaagttgggtgctgtggcaggtgcctatagtcccaggtacttgggtgcctgaggcaagagaatcacttaagcccaagagtttgagattgcaataagctgtgatgccacagggcaacatagtatgactctgtcccaaaaaaaaaaaaaaataaaaacacttggtTGTATCTCCATGTTGAGGAAAGAAGCTGTTACAaagaatttatattatataaagttaaaaaaaaaaaagaattgtcagctgggcaccatggcctgtaatcctagcactgtgggaggccaaagcaggtaaattgcttgagctcagaagtttgagatcagcctaagcaagagtgagatgctgtctctactaaaaatagaaaactagctgggcattgtggtgggcacctgtagtcccagctatagtcTTGAGagattgaggcaaaaggatcacgtGGGCTCacgtttgaagttgctgtgagctatgacaccaaggcactctacccagagtgacagaatgagactctgtctcaaaaaaaaaaaaaagaattgctcatAGAAAAGCTAAGTCTTTCAAGTTCCCTTACCCTACAGACAGTGCAGGTATATATTAAGGCAGCTTTGGCAGCAGCCTTTTGGTCATGtccttgtttcttcttttgtcCAGCTTGCTTTTTGGCATTTTTCTGCTGAGACTGAATCTTCTGCTGTCCACGAGCCATATCTAAAAACAGCAAGTGAGACGTTTATAGAGTGATTTACTCTAATACACAGTAATCTAAGCATAACAGATTTCTCAGAGTTAAAGCCTTAAGTTTTATAGATATATCTGGCAATTCCAAATATGTGGATTATCAAATTTTCACATACAACGCTACTAAAGTATCTATtggtacagccactgtggaaaactggTTGGTAGTTGTCTACtcttatgatccagcaattccactctgggtatatatccaaagaactATATATCATATAGACCAAAACATGCACAAGAATGTTCAGAGTACCTGTTCCAAAACTATGAACAATGTAAACTCTCATTAATAGTAAAACGGGTATACAGCTTGTATACATACCTCTATAAcatttatacaatgaaatacacagcattaaaaaaaaaaatccattacaaATAAAAACTTGGTCATTGTGGGGGTGCCTCTAGTTTAGTGggtacggtgctggccacatgtactggggctggtggatttcaacccagcccgggcctgctaaacaacaacaaaaatagccaggcattggtcCCTCCAGATTGTGCATCCCAGAATGGGGGGAGCTAGTATCGCCCATCCTGCCCTGGTTCAGCTGAGGGCACTTGGCAGAGGCAGCCTCTTCTCAGACTTTTCAAtc encodes:
- the ZNF706 gene encoding zinc finger protein 706, producing the protein MARGQQKIQSQQKNAKKQAGQKKKQGHDQKAAAKAALIYTCTVCRTQMPDPKTFKQHFESKHPKTPLPPELADVQA